In the genome of Pseudomonas sp. LBUM920, one region contains:
- the tkt gene encoding transketolase → MPSRRERANAIRALSMDAVQKANSGHPGAPMGMADIAEVLWRDYLKHNPSNPSFADRDRFVLSNGHGSMLIYSLLHLTGYDVTIDDLKSFRQLHSRTPGHPEFGYTPGVETTTGPLGQGLANAVGFALAEKVLGAQFNRPGHNIVDHHTYVFLGDGCMMEGISHEVASLAGTLGLGKLIAFYDDNGISIDGEVEGWFTDDTPKRFEAYNWQVIRNVDGHDPEEIKTAIDTARKSEQPTLICCKTTIGFGSPNKQGKEDCHGAPLGDAEIALTREALKWNHGPFEIPADIYAEWNAKEKGLATEAEWDQRFAAYSAEFPELANELVRRLAGDLPADFSEKASAYIAEVAAKGETIASRKASQNTLNAFGPLLPEILGGSADLAGSNLTLWKGCKGVSAEDASGNYMYYGVREFGMSAIMNGVSLHGGLVPYGATFLMFMEYARNAVRMAALMKKRVIHVYTHDSIGLGEDGPTHQPVEQLTSLRTTPNLDCWRPADAVESAVAWKHAIERKDGPSALIFSRQNLQHQVRTDAQIAAISRGGYVLKDCVGEPELILISTGSEVGLTVQAYDKLTAQGRNVRVVSMPCTSLFEAQDADYKQSVLPLQVSARIAIEAAHADYWYKYVGLEGRVIGMTTYGESAPAPALFEEFGFTLENILGQAEELLED, encoded by the coding sequence ATGCCCAGCCGTCGTGAGCGTGCCAACGCCATTCGTGCCCTCAGCATGGATGCCGTGCAAAAAGCCAACAGCGGCCATCCCGGTGCCCCGATGGGCATGGCGGATATCGCCGAGGTACTTTGGCGTGACTACCTGAAACATAATCCGAGCAACCCGTCGTTCGCCGACCGTGACCGCTTCGTGCTGTCCAACGGCCATGGCTCGATGCTGATCTATTCGCTGCTGCACCTGACCGGCTACGACGTCACCATCGATGACCTCAAGAGCTTCCGCCAGCTGCACAGCCGCACCCCGGGTCACCCGGAATTCGGCTACACCCCAGGCGTCGAGACCACCACCGGTCCGCTGGGCCAGGGCCTGGCCAATGCTGTTGGCTTCGCACTCGCTGAAAAAGTCCTGGGCGCGCAGTTCAACCGCCCTGGTCACAACATCGTCGATCACCACACCTATGTGTTCCTGGGTGATGGCTGCATGATGGAAGGCATTTCCCACGAAGTGGCTTCCCTGGCCGGTACCCTGGGCCTGGGCAAGCTGATTGCCTTCTACGATGACAACGGCATCTCCATCGACGGCGAAGTCGAAGGCTGGTTCACCGATGACACCCCGAAGCGTTTCGAAGCCTACAACTGGCAAGTGATCCGTAACGTCGACGGCCACGATCCGGAAGAGATCAAGACCGCCATCGACACCGCCCGCAAGAGCGAGCAGCCGACCCTGATCTGCTGCAAGACCACCATTGGTTTCGGCTCGCCGAACAAGCAAGGTAAAGAAGACTGCCACGGCGCCCCACTGGGTGACGCGGAAATCGCCCTGACCCGTGAAGCGCTGAAGTGGAACCACGGCCCGTTCGAAATCCCGGCTGACATCTATGCCGAGTGGAACGCCAAGGAAAAAGGCCTGGCGACCGAAGCCGAGTGGGACCAGCGTTTTGCGGCCTACTCCGCCGAATTCCCTGAGTTGGCCAACGAACTGGTACGCCGCCTGGCCGGTGACCTGCCTGCCGACTTCTCGGAAAAAGCCTCGGCCTACATCGCCGAAGTGGCGGCCAAGGGCGAGACCATCGCCAGCCGTAAAGCCAGCCAGAACACCCTGAACGCCTTTGGCCCGTTGCTGCCTGAGATCCTCGGCGGTTCGGCTGACCTGGCCGGTTCCAACCTGACCCTGTGGAAAGGTTGCAAAGGTGTCTCGGCCGAAGACGCCAGCGGCAACTACATGTACTACGGCGTGCGCGAGTTCGGCATGAGCGCCATCATGAACGGCGTGTCCCTGCACGGCGGCCTGGTGCCTTACGGCGCAACCTTCCTGATGTTCATGGAATACGCGCGCAACGCCGTACGTATGGCCGCGCTGATGAAAAAGCGCGTGATCCATGTGTACACCCACGACTCCATCGGCCTGGGCGAAGACGGCCCGACGCACCAGCCGGTCGAGCAACTGACCAGCCTGCGTACCACACCTAACCTGGATTGCTGGCGCCCAGCCGACGCGGTCGAATCTGCCGTGGCCTGGAAGCATGCCATTGAGCGTAAGGACGGCCCTTCGGCGCTGATTTTCTCGCGTCAGAACCTGCAGCACCAAGTGCGTACCGACGCGCAGATCGCTGCGATCAGCCGTGGTGGCTACGTGCTCAAGGACTGCGTTGGCGAGCCGGAGCTGATCCTGATCTCCACCGGTTCCGAAGTCGGCCTGACCGTTCAGGCCTACGACAAGCTGACGGCCCAGGGCCGCAACGTGCGCGTTGTGTCCATGCCGTGCACCAGCCTGTTCGAAGCTCAGGACGCCGACTACAAGCAATCGGTTCTGCCGTTGC
- the metK gene encoding methionine adenosyltransferase yields the protein MSEYSLFTSESVSEGHPDKIADQISDAVLDAIIAEDKFARVACETLVKTGVAIIAGEVTTTAWVDLEQIVRDVITKIGYNSSDVGFDGATCGVMNIIGKQSPDINQGVDRAKPEDQGAGDQGLMFGYASNETEVLMPAPITFSHQLVQRQAEARKNGLLPWLRPDAKSQVTCRYEGGKVVGIDAVVLSTQHNPDVSYADLREGVMELIVKHVLPAELLTKDTQFHINPTGQFIIGGPVGDCGLTGRKIIVDSYGGMARHGGGAFSGKDPSKVDRSAAYAGRYVAKNIVAAGLAERCEIQVSYAIGVAQPTSISLNTFGTGKISDDKIVKLVREIFDLRPYAITTMLDLLHPMYQETAAYGHFGRTPAQKTVGDDTFTTFTWEKTDRANDLRTAAGL from the coding sequence ATGAGCGAATACTCCCTTTTCACCTCCGAGTCCGTGTCTGAAGGGCATCCGGACAAAATCGCCGACCAGATTTCTGATGCGGTGCTGGACGCCATCATTGCTGAAGACAAGTTCGCCCGTGTGGCGTGCGAGACTCTGGTGAAAACGGGCGTGGCGATCATCGCCGGTGAAGTCACCACCACCGCGTGGGTCGATCTGGAACAGATCGTGCGCGACGTTATCACCAAGATTGGCTACAACAGTTCCGACGTCGGCTTCGACGGCGCGACCTGCGGCGTGATGAACATCATCGGCAAGCAGTCGCCCGACATCAACCAGGGCGTGGACCGCGCCAAGCCTGAAGATCAGGGCGCTGGCGACCAGGGCCTGATGTTCGGCTACGCCAGCAACGAAACCGAGGTGCTGATGCCGGCGCCGATCACCTTCTCGCACCAGCTGGTGCAACGTCAGGCCGAGGCCCGCAAAAACGGCCTGCTGCCGTGGCTGCGTCCGGATGCCAAGTCCCAGGTGACCTGCCGTTACGAAGGCGGCAAAGTCGTGGGTATCGACGCCGTTGTACTGTCGACCCAGCACAACCCGGACGTGTCCTACGCCGACCTGCGCGAAGGCGTGATGGAGCTGATCGTCAAGCACGTGCTGCCGGCCGAACTGCTGACCAAGGACACCCAGTTCCACATCAACCCGACTGGCCAGTTCATCATCGGTGGCCCGGTGGGCGACTGCGGCCTGACCGGCCGCAAGATCATCGTCGACAGCTACGGCGGCATGGCCCGTCACGGCGGCGGCGCGTTCTCGGGCAAAGACCCGTCCAAGGTTGACCGTTCGGCGGCCTACGCCGGTCGTTATGTGGCCAAGAACATCGTTGCGGCCGGCCTGGCCGAGCGTTGCGAGATCCAGGTTTCCTACGCTATCGGTGTAGCCCAGCCTACGTCGATCTCGCTGAATACCTTTGGCACCGGCAAGATCAGCGACGACAAAATCGTCAAGCTGGTGCGCGAGATCTTCGACCTGCGTCCATACGCGATCACCACCATGCTTGACCTGCTGCACCCGATGTACCAGGAAACCGCAGCCTACGGCCACTTCGGCCGTACCCCTGCGCAGAAGACTGTCGGCGACGACACCTTCACCACGTTCACCTGGGAAAAAACCGACCGCGCCAACGACCTGCGCACTGCCGCCGGCCTGTAA
- a CDS encoding metalloregulator ArsR/SmtB family transcription factor, which yields MNLPVPSLRPDDGDELAALCKAAGDPLRLNVLRALANDSFGVLELAQIFAIGQSGMSHHLKVLAQADLVATRREGNAIFYRRALPHTELLGGKLHAALLEEVDSLSLPGDVQSRISQVHGQRAAASQDFFSRVAEKFRAQQDLIAGLPQYRESVLALLDKLGFSHSATALEVGPGDGGFLPELARRFKQVTALDNSPAMLELARQLCEREALGNVSLQLADALNDTNLRADCVVLNMVLHHFAAPADALKQMANLLQPGGSLLVTDLCSHNQNWAKEACGDLWLGFEQDDLARWATAAGLVPGESLYVGLRNGFQIQVRHFQRPAGDTHHR from the coding sequence ATGAACCTACCCGTGCCCTCCCTGCGTCCTGACGACGGCGATGAACTGGCAGCCTTGTGCAAGGCCGCTGGTGATCCGTTACGCCTGAACGTATTGCGCGCACTGGCCAACGACTCTTTCGGCGTACTGGAATTGGCGCAGATCTTCGCCATTGGCCAGTCCGGCATGAGCCACCATTTGAAGGTCCTGGCCCAGGCTGACCTGGTGGCCACCCGCCGCGAGGGCAATGCGATTTTTTACCGCCGCGCCCTGCCCCACACCGAGCTGCTCGGCGGCAAACTGCACGCCGCGCTGCTGGAAGAGGTGGACAGCTTGAGCTTGCCCGGCGACGTGCAGTCGCGCATCAGCCAAGTTCACGGACAACGCGCTGCCGCCAGCCAGGATTTTTTCTCACGGGTCGCCGAGAAGTTTCGCGCCCAACAAGACCTGATTGCCGGCTTGCCGCAATACCGCGAAAGCGTACTGGCGCTGTTGGACAAACTGGGCTTCAGTCATTCGGCCACGGCGCTGGAAGTCGGCCCTGGCGATGGCGGTTTCCTGCCGGAGCTGGCGCGCCGCTTCAAGCAGGTGACGGCGCTGGACAACAGCCCGGCGATGCTCGAACTGGCGCGCCAGTTGTGCGAGCGCGAGGCGCTGGGCAATGTCAGCCTGCAGCTGGCGGACGCGTTGAACGACACAAACCTGCGGGCCGATTGCGTGGTGTTGAACATGGTCTTGCACCATTTCGCCGCCCCCGCCGACGCCCTCAAGCAGATGGCAAATTTGCTGCAACCCGGCGGTAGCCTGCTGGTCACAGATTTATGCAGCCACAACCAGAATTGGGCCAAGGAGGCCTGCGGTGATCTCTGGTTGGGTTTTGAACAGGACGATCTGGCCCGTTGGGCCACCGCTGCGGGACTCGTTCCCGGGGAAAGCCTCTATGTAGGTTTACGTAATGGTTTCCAGATTCAGGTCCGCCATTTTCAGCGGCCGGCTGGCGACACTCACCATCGGTAA